GACAGGCGCTGTGGGGCGCAAGGTCTGGCATCTTGGCCCGTCAAAGGATGATGACCTGTTTCTGAACCTGCCCGACTGGGCATCAGAGCACACCCCCATCACGCGCGTCGGATTTGACGAGGCCGAAGGCATCGTCTGCACAGGTCCCTTTGACGACATGTCAGACACCCCAGAAGATTATCGCGGGCGGTTGCTGTCGGCCAAGGTGCGCGGGCTGAAAATGCTGTGCGCCAATCCCGATCTGGTGGTCGATTACGGCGACAGGCGCATTTACTGCGCGGGGTCGATCGCGCAGCTATACACGGAAATGGGCGGCGAAGTGCTGTATTTCGGCAAACCGCACCCCCCCGCCTATGACCTGTCGCGCAGATATGCAGCACGGCTTGGACTGAAATTCTCCAATGACCGCGTGATAGCGATTGGCGATGGCATCCACACCGATATTCAGGGCGGTATATCCGAAGGGATCGATACAATATTCGTGACCAGCGGTCTGGCCGCCGCCGAATTCGGCCCCGACCCTGCCGCGCCCGACCCCGCCCGCCTGCAAGCCTGGCTGGCCGAAAAGGAACTGCACCCCCGTTTCGCAATTCCCTATCTGGGCTGACACGCCTTACACCACCAGACACAGGCCGGGCGTAATGCCCGGCCTGTTGCATTTCAGCAGGGGATCGCCACAAAGATGCATCGCAATAAAATTACCACAAACATCACTTTTTGGAATTAAAATTCCAATGCATGTTGCGCATAAGCACGATATCGGCTAATGCTGCACTGCAACAAAACGTCAGATTCGACACGACGAAGGGTATGCAGTGATGTTGGACCATAGCATGAATGACAATTTTCCGCGCGGCACCATCTGTATCGAAGATCTGGAAATCGGCATGACACGCCATTTGCGCAAGGAAGTCACCGACCGCGATATTGAACTTTTTGCCGAAGTGTCCACAGACCGCAACCCCGTGCATCTGGACGAATCCTATGCGCAGGACACCATATTCGAAGGGCGCATTGCCCATGGCATGCTGACCGCTGGCCTGATTTCCGCAGTGATCGGCGAACAGCTGCCCGGTCATGGCACCATCTATATGGGCCAAAGCCTGAAATTCATGGCCCCCGTGCGCCCCGGTGATGTTGTGCTGGCCGAAGTCACGGTTCTGACCATTGATTACGGCAAGCGCCGCGTCACCCTTGATTGTCGGTGCAGTGTAGGCAATACGACTGTTCTGAAGGGTGAAGCTACAGTCTTGGCACCCAGCCGGAAATTCGACTAAGTCGGGATGCATGCGCGCCATCGCGTCCCGCAGGGGACAGATGCGTATTGTAAACCACTGGACATCGCTGGACACAGCCTGCAAGGGCGCATCCGTCGCAATGGGCAATTTCGACGGTGTGCATCTGGGGCACCAGACGGTGATTGACCTTGCGCGCCGCGATGATGCGCCTTTGGGCATTGTCACGTTTGAACCCCACCCGCGCGAATATTTTGCCCCCGCTGCCCCCCCGTTCCGGCTGATGAACGCCGAATCCCGCGCCAACCGCCTGGCGCGCATGGGGGTGTCATGCCTGTATCAGCTGCCGTTTGGGGCAGAATTATCGGGCTTTTCGCCGCAGGATTTTGCGCAAGTGGTGCTGCATCAGGGCCTTGGCGTGTCCCATGTCGTGATCGGTGCGGATTTCTGTTTCGGCAAGGGCCGCACAGGCACTGCTGATGATCTTGCACGCTTTGGGCACAAGCTGGGCTTTGATGTGACGATTGCGCCCCTGCTGCGCGACAGCAACGCGGTCTATTCATCAACCGCCATCCGCACGGCGCTTAGCGATGGCCGCCCGCGTGATGC
Above is a window of Roseinatronobacter sp. S2 DNA encoding:
- a CDS encoding TIGR01459 family HAD-type hydrolase — protein: MTRLLTGFDQIAAQYELALVDLWGCVHNGRAIHGRAQAALCAFRAQGGRVLLLTNAPRTAASVQARLDEMGLSRDAYDGIVTSGDATQEAMLTGAVGRKVWHLGPSKDDDLFLNLPDWASEHTPITRVGFDEAEGIVCTGPFDDMSDTPEDYRGRLLSAKVRGLKMLCANPDLVVDYGDRRIYCAGSIAQLYTEMGGEVLYFGKPHPPAYDLSRRYAARLGLKFSNDRVIAIGDGIHTDIQGGISEGIDTIFVTSGLAAAEFGPDPAAPDPARLQAWLAEKELHPRFAIPYLG
- a CDS encoding MaoC family dehydratase; its protein translation is MNDNFPRGTICIEDLEIGMTRHLRKEVTDRDIELFAEVSTDRNPVHLDESYAQDTIFEGRIAHGMLTAGLISAVIGEQLPGHGTIYMGQSLKFMAPVRPGDVVLAEVTVLTIDYGKRRVTLDCRCSVGNTTVLKGEATVLAPSRKFD
- a CDS encoding bifunctional riboflavin kinase/FAD synthetase, which gives rise to MRIVNHWTSLDTACKGASVAMGNFDGVHLGHQTVIDLARRDDAPLGIVTFEPHPREYFAPAAPPFRLMNAESRANRLARMGVSCLYQLPFGAELSGFSPQDFAQVVLHQGLGVSHVVIGADFCFGKGRTGTADDLARFGHKLGFDVTIAPLLRDSNAVYSSTAIRTALSDGRPRDAARMLGHWHRIDGVVLHGEKRGRGLGYPTANMSITGLHPPRFGVYAVQVDVLTGPHQGRYGGVASMGVRPMFGENQPNLESFLFDFDGDLYGAHLSVALVDHLRDELKFDSLDGLIAQMDRDSAQARAILAALD